A window from Desulfovibrio subterraneus encodes these proteins:
- a CDS encoding TRAP transporter substrate-binding protein has protein sequence MFRFAKAVAVALLVVCLAVPAFAGKVVLKLGHIAEPVHPYGQGADYFAKLVSEKSGGEMEVRVFPSSQLGGQKDLIEGLIYGTVDMALVGTAVLGQFQPQISIFDLPFLFKDRDHAYKSLDTVGMELGKALESKGIKLLGYMENGIRHMTNNVRPIKTPEDMNGLKIRVMTNKIYVEMVKSLGASPTPMAFGELYSALQQGTVDGQENPSAHIFTKRFFEVQKYASLTAHAYAPEPMVISMVAWNRLTPAQQDILKAAAAESIVWQRDLSTREDAEYWDKIKATGQIEVIEVDRDKFAEATRPVYKEFADVVGQDNIDKIEALKN, from the coding sequence ATGTTTCGTTTTGCCAAAGCTGTTGCCGTTGCTTTGCTCGTAGTCTGTCTTGCCGTTCCCGCCTTTGCAGGAAAGGTTGTTCTCAAACTCGGCCATATCGCCGAACCCGTTCACCCCTATGGTCAGGGTGCCGATTACTTCGCCAAGCTCGTTTCTGAAAAGTCCGGCGGAGAAATGGAAGTTCGCGTGTTCCCCAGCTCCCAGCTGGGCGGCCAGAAGGACCTGATCGAAGGTCTGATATACGGCACCGTGGATATGGCTCTGGTTGGCACTGCCGTGCTTGGTCAGTTCCAGCCCCAGATTTCCATCTTCGACCTTCCCTTCCTGTTCAAGGACCGCGACCACGCCTACAAGTCTCTCGACACCGTGGGCATGGAACTGGGCAAGGCGCTTGAATCCAAGGGCATCAAGCTGCTCGGTTACATGGAAAACGGCATCCGCCACATGACCAACAACGTTCGCCCCATCAAGACCCCCGAAGACATGAATGGCCTGAAGATCCGCGTCATGACCAACAAAATCTACGTGGAAATGGTGAAGTCTCTCGGCGCTTCCCCCACCCCCATGGCCTTTGGCGAACTCTATTCCGCGCTTCAGCAGGGCACTGTTGACGGTCAGGAAAACCCCAGCGCCCACATTTTCACCAAGCGCTTCTTTGAAGTGCAGAAGTACGCCTCTCTTACCGCACACGCCTACGCGCCTGAACCGATGGTTATCTCCATGGTTGCATGGAACCGCCTCACCCCCGCCCAGCAGGATATCCTGAAGGCTGCAGCAGCGGAATCCATCGTATGGCAGCGCGATCTTTCCACCCGCGAAGATGCTGAATACTGGGACAAGATCAAGGCCACCGGCCAGATCGAAGTCATTGAAGTGGACCGTGACAAGTTCGCCGAAGCCACCCGTCCCGTATACAAGGAATTCGCCGATGTAGTCGGTCAGGACAACATCGACAAGATCGAAGCCCTCAAGAACTAA
- a CDS encoding TRAP transporter small permease has protein sequence MEKLLKSLNKVLFWISVSSMAVMLVLIFLQVITRYIFNHTFEWSEELARFLFVWVVFLGSALIMGEGGHLAVQLLPRKFAGTPLGHAMNLFINACSYAFILLLLIQGSKMTSVMTFQTAPGLGISMSWVYAVIPLSACLMMLYLIRDTVEIFRKMRSTEDPQDAAANADALSVSEPASKNDE, from the coding sequence ATGGAAAAATTGCTCAAGAGTCTGAACAAGGTCTTGTTCTGGATTTCCGTCTCTTCCATGGCGGTCATGCTGGTACTCATCTTTCTGCAGGTAATCACCCGATACATCTTCAACCACACCTTTGAATGGTCTGAAGAACTGGCCCGTTTTCTCTTCGTGTGGGTCGTGTTTCTCGGTTCCGCACTCATCATGGGCGAAGGCGGACACCTTGCCGTGCAGCTTCTGCCCCGCAAGTTTGCAGGCACGCCCCTCGGCCATGCCATGAATCTCTTCATCAACGCATGCAGCTATGCATTCATTCTGCTGCTTCTGATTCAGGGCTCCAAAATGACTTCCGTCATGACCTTTCAGACAGCCCCCGGCCTCGGCATATCCATGAGCTGGGTGTATGCGGTCATTCCTCTGAGCGCCTGCCTGATGATGCTCTACCTGATACGGGATACCGTGGAGATCTTCAGAAAAATGCGCAGCACTGAAGACCCGCAGGATGCGGCCGCCAATGCGGATGCCCTGTCTGTTTCCGAACCCGCAAGCAAGAACGACGAGTAG
- a CDS encoding TRAP transporter large permease yields the protein MEGVLLGSFLLMTFLGVPVAFALGLSVSLILFLFLDMPQVMITQNIYSGVDSFSFMAVPFFMLAGSFMSAGGVTKRLVNFAQAMVGSFTGGLAQAVAVSGMFFAAISGSSAATTAAIGSTMVNEMERKGYRRELATGIVAAGGTVGIVIPPSITLVVYGVIAGTSIGDLFVGGVVPGLLMGISMCVVSWWLAKKEGIPAEGAFSFANLFRSFRESFWALMTPVIIIGGIYGGVFTPTEAAAVAAMYGIFVGMFIYKELKLKDFPKIIFDAVIGTTLIMFIVGAAKVFGWMLTNLEIPHHIGAYVVSLTSSPFLFLLMMNVLLLVIGTMINASAAVVILTPIFLPVALQLGIDPLFFGVLMVVNLAIGCITPPVGLDLFVASAICKVPLERVMRASLPYLYALLVVLLVLTSLPILTTFLPSLLH from the coding sequence ATGGAAGGCGTATTGCTCGGCTCTTTTCTTCTCATGACTTTTCTGGGCGTGCCCGTGGCCTTTGCGCTGGGTCTGTCCGTTTCGTTAATCCTGTTCCTGTTTCTGGACATGCCGCAAGTCATGATCACCCAGAATATCTATTCCGGTGTTGATTCCTTTTCCTTCATGGCCGTTCCCTTCTTCATGCTGGCCGGTTCGTTCATGTCCGCAGGCGGCGTGACCAAGCGCCTTGTCAATTTCGCGCAGGCCATGGTGGGCTCGTTCACCGGCGGCCTTGCACAGGCGGTTGCCGTTTCCGGCATGTTCTTCGCCGCCATTTCCGGTTCTTCCGCTGCCACCACGGCAGCCATCGGCTCCACCATGGTCAATGAAATGGAGCGGAAGGGCTACCGACGCGAATTGGCCACCGGCATTGTTGCCGCAGGCGGCACCGTGGGCATTGTCATTCCGCCGTCCATCACGCTGGTTGTCTACGGCGTCATTGCCGGTACCTCCATCGGCGACCTGTTCGTAGGTGGAGTGGTTCCCGGTCTGCTCATGGGCATAAGCATGTGTGTGGTGAGCTGGTGGCTGGCAAAGAAGGAAGGCATTCCCGCTGAAGGCGCATTCTCGTTCGCCAACCTTTTCAGATCGTTCCGCGAATCCTTCTGGGCGCTCATGACCCCGGTCATCATCATCGGCGGTATCTACGGCGGCGTGTTCACCCCCACCGAAGCCGCAGCCGTGGCAGCCATGTACGGCATCTTCGTGGGCATGTTCATCTACAAGGAACTCAAGCTGAAGGACTTCCCCAAGATCATCTTCGACGCCGTTATCGGCACCACGCTCATCATGTTCATCGTGGGCGCGGCCAAGGTGTTCGGCTGGATGCTCACCAACCTCGAGATTCCCCACCACATCGGTGCCTATGTGGTCTCGCTCACGTCCTCGCCGTTCCTGTTCCTCCTCATGATGAACGTGCTGCTGCTGGTTATCGGCACCATGATCAACGCCTCTGCCGCAGTGGTCATTCTCACTCCCATCTTCCTGCCGGTTGCCCTGCAGCTGGGCATAGATCCGCTGTTCTTCGGCGTGCTCATGGTGGTGAACCTTGCCATCGGCTGCATCACTCCCCCTGTGGGGCTGGACCTTTTCGTTGCCAGCGCCATATGCAAGGTGCCGCTTGAACGGGTTATGAGGGCATCTCTGCCCTACCTCTATGCGCTGCTGGTTGTGCTGCTGGTGCTCACCTCGCTCCCCATTCTCACGACATTCCTGCCGAGTCTGCTGCACTAG
- a CDS encoding substrate-binding periplasmic protein encodes MKIISQFTVLLVVWCSLFHAVPARCEFVVYAGDLPPFHYAGEDSKQVEGVSIDILKIIMRTSGIKFHPELVRMAPWARAIKETELRPDHMLLGVAKTEERAPLFKWIGPLCTVRMGLVAKKSRHIRIHSADDIPKYSIGVINNSAPASLLHESVGIPMDRLALLTENLQQFRMLEAERVDLITHVDTVAPYFMRRLGYNPDDYEMVFVMKELPLYIVVNRFTDDAVVEALQHALDDMKQNPPRGVSQYDAIMRVHLGGQALEVTAP; translated from the coding sequence ATGAAAATTATAAGCCAGTTCACAGTGTTGCTTGTTGTATGGTGCAGCCTTTTTCATGCTGTACCTGCGCGTTGCGAGTTTGTCGTGTATGCCGGAGACCTGCCCCCTTTCCATTATGCGGGGGAAGACAGTAAACAGGTCGAGGGCGTCTCCATCGATATTCTCAAGATTATCATGAGGACCAGCGGTATAAAGTTCCACCCGGAGCTGGTGCGTATGGCGCCCTGGGCGCGGGCGATCAAAGAGACGGAGCTGCGTCCCGATCACATGTTGCTGGGTGTGGCCAAAACGGAAGAACGGGCGCCGCTCTTCAAGTGGATCGGCCCCTTGTGCACTGTCAGAATGGGGCTGGTAGCCAAAAAATCCCGCCATATCCGCATCCATAGTGCGGACGATATCCCCAAATACAGCATAGGAGTTATCAATAACAGCGCACCGGCGAGCCTGCTGCATGAAAGTGTTGGCATTCCCATGGATAGGCTGGCGCTTTTGACAGAGAATCTGCAGCAATTTCGCATGCTGGAGGCAGAGCGTGTGGACCTGATCACGCATGTGGACACGGTTGCGCCCTATTTCATGCGGCGGTTGGGGTACAACCCTGATGATTACGAGATGGTTTTTGTAATGAAGGAGCTGCCGCTGTATATTGTTGTAAACAGATTCACGGATGATGCTGTTGTGGAAGCGTTGCAGCACGCTCTCGATGATATGAAACAGAATCCCCCGCGCGGCGTCAGCCAGTATGATGCCATTATGCGCGTTCATCTCGGCGGTCAGGCTCTGGAGGTGACGGCCCCCTGA
- a CDS encoding substrate-binding periplasmic protein yields the protein MIFEFLPVIWHGYGIVWKGGRNMTFAGRMLSIFLFFYCLLHVSAARAEFVVYMADMPPYSFVNDKQQAEGILVDALTEMMRRSKLAFTPDNMKKIPWPRAISETELRPGRMVLGVARTEDRETRFKWVGPFCSVRLGLVAKKARHIRIRGREEISGYSVGAIINSAPAGLLQSELGISLKTLSLVSGSDQLFRMLQADRLDLVCHDDNVAPHYMQQMGYEPDDYEMVYVFKEQYLYVALNKATDEAVVARMQQSLDEMKKPVKGRSPFETIMRRYIGDHKALDIVTP from the coding sequence ATGATTTTTGAATTTTTACCCGTAATCTGGCACGGATACGGAATAGTATGGAAGGGTGGCCGGAATATGACTTTTGCCGGGCGTATGCTCTCTATTTTCCTTTTTTTTTACTGCCTGTTGCATGTTTCAGCAGCCCGTGCTGAGTTTGTTGTGTATATGGCGGATATGCCTCCGTACAGTTTCGTGAACGACAAGCAGCAGGCAGAGGGTATTCTGGTTGATGCCCTGACAGAGATGATGCGCCGCAGCAAGCTGGCCTTTACGCCTGATAACATGAAGAAAATTCCATGGCCCAGAGCCATATCAGAGACGGAATTGCGCCCCGGGCGCATGGTGCTCGGGGTTGCCCGGACGGAAGATAGAGAGACGCGTTTCAAGTGGGTTGGCCCCTTCTGCAGTGTCCGGCTCGGGCTTGTGGCGAAGAAGGCGCGCCATATCCGGATCAGGGGACGGGAAGAAATCTCCGGGTATAGTGTAGGCGCGATCATCAACAGCGCCCCTGCAGGTCTGCTGCAGTCCGAACTGGGTATTTCTCTGAAAACGCTCTCGCTGGTATCCGGAAGTGATCAGTTATTCCGCATGCTTCAGGCAGACAGGCTGGATCTTGTGTGCCATGATGACAACGTGGCGCCGCATTATATGCAGCAGATGGGATACGAACCTGATGACTATGAAATGGTCTATGTATTCAAGGAACAATACCTGTATGTCGCGCTGAATAAAGCCACGGATGAAGCTGTGGTGGCCCGCATGCAGCAAAGTCTTGACGAAATGAAGAAACCCGTAAAGGGCCGCAGCCCGTTCGAGACCATTATGCGGCGGTATATCGGCGATCATAAGGCATTGGACATTGTAACACCCTGA
- a CDS encoding YbjN domain-containing protein gives MSKFDLVKHYLHEMELPILSEDTAEELVVVSDPESGIVNLVIDCEEPILVLEQLIMNIPAESGDLYKRLLQMNRNLVHGAFVLNEDASMLLFRDTLQLDNLDRNELEGSVQALSLAMAEYGPELLGYVQQ, from the coding sequence ATGTCCAAGTTTGATCTGGTCAAACATTATCTCCATGAAATGGAACTGCCCATTCTTTCGGAAGACACCGCTGAAGAGCTGGTGGTTGTCTCCGACCCCGAAAGCGGTATCGTTAATCTGGTTATCGACTGCGAAGAGCCCATTCTGGTTCTCGAACAGCTTATCATGAACATCCCCGCCGAAAGCGGCGATCTGTACAAACGCCTTTTGCAGATGAACCGCAACCTTGTGCATGGCGCATTCGTTCTGAACGAAGACGCATCAATGCTGCTCTTCAGGGACACCCTGCAACTCGATAATCTGGACCGCAACGAGCTTGAAGGCTCTGTGCAGGCTCTCAGCCTTGCCATGGCGGAATACGGCCCCGAATTGCTCGGCTACGTTCAACAGTAG
- a CDS encoding PspA/IM30 family protein gives MSIFQRLFKFAQAESHAVLDKIEDPIKLTEQGIRDLKNDLQAAMSSLADVKSMAINTRKQAEAAKSRSTEYEKKAMLLLQKAQFEDMNMAEAERLATMALEEKGRQDEEFVRLNAEAEQHEKMSAQLQTNVNKIKSTITRYENELRTLKARAKTAQATRKVNEQIAKVDTSGTVAMLERMKEKVDAEESLAAAYADLATESTGLDNDIDAALGNVSKIDAQDKLAALKAKMGM, from the coding sequence ATGTCTATTTTCCAGAGATTATTCAAGTTTGCACAGGCTGAAAGCCACGCTGTGCTCGATAAGATAGAAGACCCCATCAAGCTCACCGAACAAGGCATCCGCGACCTCAAGAACGATCTGCAGGCCGCCATGTCCAGCCTTGCAGACGTGAAGAGCATGGCCATAAACACCCGCAAGCAGGCAGAAGCCGCAAAGAGCCGCTCAACGGAATACGAAAAGAAAGCCATGCTGCTGCTCCAGAAGGCCCAGTTTGAGGACATGAACATGGCAGAGGCAGAGCGCCTTGCCACCATGGCACTGGAAGAGAAAGGACGGCAGGATGAAGAATTTGTCCGCCTGAACGCAGAAGCCGAACAGCATGAAAAAATGTCGGCCCAGTTGCAGACCAACGTGAACAAGATCAAATCCACCATCACCAGATACGAAAACGAACTGCGCACCCTGAAAGCCCGCGCCAAGACCGCGCAGGCAACCCGCAAGGTGAACGAGCAGATCGCCAAGGTGGATACGTCCGGCACTGTGGCCATGCTTGAACGCATGAAGGAAAAAGTGGACGCTGAAGAGTCGCTGGCTGCTGCCTATGCCGACCTTGCCACCGAAAGCACAGGGCTGGATAATGACATTGATGCCGCTCTCGGCAACGTCTCCAAAATTGATGCGCAGGACAAGCTTGCCGCGCTCAAGGCCAAGATGGGCATGTAG
- a CDS encoding DUF4178 domain-containing protein has product MGLFDFFKDKAKRDEQLDSITNLTLDAMRPGFLVDYDLKTWEVKAANKYIWGEALSLEWQLVSASDTLYLECATDDETEWCISRPISFRSLGDAVRKTILETGDAPEEIAWQGKTYYLEETAGGHYFANGQVAMKDEGDPLLLWDYETEDGEEYLTIEQWGENDFEAYAGGPAHEYQFSNILPPAR; this is encoded by the coding sequence ATGGGACTTTTCGACTTTTTCAAGGACAAGGCAAAACGGGATGAGCAACTCGATTCCATAACCAACCTTACCCTTGATGCCATGCGCCCAGGATTTCTGGTCGATTACGATCTCAAGACATGGGAAGTGAAGGCCGCCAACAAATATATCTGGGGTGAGGCGCTCTCGCTGGAATGGCAGCTGGTTTCCGCCAGCGATACCCTTTATCTGGAATGCGCCACGGACGACGAAACCGAATGGTGCATATCCCGCCCGATCAGCTTCCGCAGTCTCGGCGATGCCGTTCGCAAGACCATTCTCGAAACCGGCGACGCACCGGAAGAAATCGCTTGGCAGGGCAAGACCTATTATCTTGAAGAAACCGCAGGCGGGCACTATTTCGCCAACGGGCAGGTTGCCATGAAGGACGAGGGAGACCCGCTCCTGCTGTGGGACTACGAAACCGAAGACGGCGAGGAGTATCTCACCATTGAGCAATGGGGAGAAAACGACTTCGAAGCCTATGCGGGTGGCCCTGCACACGAATACCAGTTTTCGAACATCCTGCCCCCTGCCCGCTGA
- a CDS encoding iron-containing alcohol dehydrogenase, whose amino-acid sequence MDNFTYCAPTRILFGKGTIPAIAPHISAHGVQRLLLVFGGGSARRNGVYDALTAALRAAGILWDEFWGVKPNPSLEQVNAGIAKARAFGAQGVLAVGGGSVIDCGKAIAAGVHLDDYWTFVETRKPAERALPVFAVLTLSGTSSEMNDKAVITNEAEAKKWSIGGQCLAPKVTAIDPQVQATLPWSLTASSGIDAMTHVMENYFRGRPATAGNGFFREETQLQINEALLRSIVLSLNALQKDSASYDARANLAWAACWGLNGMSVAGLSSGDWTSHALEHALSGLFPHIPHGAGLAVLFPSWMEEVYPFAPDIFARFARNVWAISCNPADPASVLEAAQKGVAATRAAFSGWGAPDNLSHWGVREEHIPVMMQNAYSYRALGRLVPLNEEQVTRIYKRVL is encoded by the coding sequence ATGGACAATTTCACCTATTGCGCTCCCACCAGAATACTGTTCGGCAAAGGTACCATTCCCGCCATTGCCCCCCACATTTCCGCGCATGGCGTGCAACGCCTGCTGCTGGTCTTCGGTGGTGGTTCAGCCCGCCGCAACGGGGTGTATGATGCCCTCACCGCCGCGCTGCGCGCTGCGGGCATTCTATGGGACGAATTCTGGGGGGTGAAGCCGAACCCTTCGCTTGAGCAGGTGAACGCAGGCATTGCCAAGGCGCGGGCATTCGGCGCACAGGGAGTGCTGGCCGTGGGCGGAGGCAGCGTTATCGACTGTGGCAAGGCCATTGCCGCGGGCGTGCATCTGGACGATTACTGGACCTTTGTGGAAACCCGCAAACCCGCCGAACGCGCCCTGCCGGTTTTTGCCGTGCTCACTCTTTCAGGCACCAGCTCGGAAATGAATGACAAGGCTGTCATCACCAACGAGGCAGAAGCCAAAAAGTGGTCCATAGGCGGCCAGTGTCTGGCTCCCAAGGTTACGGCCATTGATCCGCAGGTGCAGGCCACCCTGCCGTGGTCCCTCACGGCCTCCAGCGGCATAGACGCCATGACCCATGTGATGGAGAACTATTTCAGGGGCAGGCCCGCCACAGCGGGAAACGGCTTCTTCCGCGAAGAAACGCAGCTGCAGATAAACGAGGCCCTGCTGCGGAGCATTGTGCTCAGCCTCAACGCCCTGCAGAAGGATTCCGCCTCGTACGATGCGCGGGCCAACCTTGCTTGGGCAGCCTGCTGGGGATTGAACGGCATGTCCGTGGCCGGACTTTCTTCCGGCGACTGGACCTCCCACGCGCTGGAACACGCCCTGAGCGGGCTCTTTCCGCACATTCCGCACGGAGCGGGACTGGCCGTGCTGTTCCCGTCGTGGATGGAAGAAGTGTATCCCTTTGCGCCGGACATCTTCGCACGATTCGCCCGCAACGTGTGGGCCATTTCCTGCAATCCTGCCGATCCGGCATCCGTGCTGGAGGCAGCACAAAAAGGCGTGGCCGCAACCCGTGCAGCCTTTTCAGGCTGGGGTGCGCCCGACAACCTGTCACACTGGGGAGTGCGCGAGGAGCATATTCCGGTGATGATGCAAAACGCCTACAGCTACCGCGCCCTCGGCAGGCTTGTGCCGCTGAACGAAGAACAGGTTACCCGCATCTACAAGAGAGTTTTGTAA
- a CDS encoding LysR family transcriptional regulator, whose product MNDVHAASFDLNLFAVFAAVYRRRNLTLAGGDLNLSQSAVSHALGRLRVRFDDPLFIRQGNVMEPTALAETIAPGILSGLEMLDGAVRDMGNFEPSEAQRTFRIGMNDYGGAIVLPPLTERVRAEAPGVSLHIVHTTHEERLRMLEEGEVDAVLGCHPVSGRHILSADLLRDREACVMRADHPLAKGVLEPARFDGVPFIALSLSVSGKHVLYSVLEKAGYALAPVVTIQQELAVPELVRSTGLAGTMAERLARRTVHGDELSIRPLPFPDAEFTLRLFWHASRDAEAGQRWMRDCIFEAAAALPPLGPCVELTRL is encoded by the coding sequence ATGAATGATGTTCATGCAGCTTCCTTCGACCTCAACCTGTTTGCGGTCTTTGCCGCAGTATACCGCAGGCGTAATCTCACCCTTGCCGGAGGCGATCTCAATCTGTCGCAATCGGCGGTGAGCCATGCGCTCGGTCGGCTGCGCGTGCGGTTTGATGATCCCCTGTTCATCCGGCAGGGCAATGTGATGGAGCCCACGGCGCTGGCAGAAACCATTGCACCGGGCATTCTTTCCGGTCTGGAGATGCTGGACGGAGCCGTGCGGGATATGGGGAACTTCGAGCCTTCCGAGGCGCAGCGAACCTTCCGCATCGGCATGAACGATTATGGCGGGGCCATTGTGCTTCCCCCTCTGACGGAGCGCGTGCGGGCAGAAGCCCCCGGCGTGTCGCTGCATATTGTGCACACTACGCATGAAGAGCGGCTGCGCATGCTGGAAGAAGGGGAAGTGGATGCCGTGCTGGGCTGCCATCCCGTATCGGGGCGTCATATCCTGAGCGCGGATCTGCTCAGGGACAGGGAAGCCTGCGTCATGCGGGCCGATCACCCGCTTGCCAAGGGGGTGCTTGAACCGGCGCGGTTTGACGGAGTGCCCTTTATCGCGCTTTCGCTGAGCGTTTCAGGCAAGCATGTGCTGTATTCGGTGCTGGAAAAGGCGGGCTATGCCCTTGCTCCCGTGGTGACCATCCAGCAGGAACTGGCCGTTCCTGAACTTGTGCGCAGCACGGGGCTTGCCGGAACCATGGCGGAACGCCTTGCGCGGCGGACGGTGCATGGCGATGAGCTGAGCATACGCCCCCTGCCGTTTCCTGATGCGGAATTTACCCTGCGGCTGTTCTGGCATGCCTCGCGCGATGCCGAGGCCGGTCAGCGCTGGATGCGGGACTGCATTTTCGAGGCTGCGGCAGCTTTGCCTCCGCTTGGCCCCTGCGTTGAACTGACGCGCCTCTGA
- a CDS encoding DUF350 domain-containing protein: MSFTEILSGIGLLLGFFAVFFIGKKVNDLWHREYDLNEELVKKDNAALALTLTGYYGGMLMTVGGALHGPSGGFISDIGNLFLYGLSGIVLLNISWLVCDKLLLYKFRVADELIRDQNQGTGAVAGGVCLATGFILYGAITGEGSFVTMLAFWASGQALLLVAGWVYNRMVPYDVHEEIEKDNVAAGISFAGALIAMGMLVGLTAAQDFESWHETYVPFVVYSALGLAALPVVRWLADKVLLVGESLSDEIARQEVPNVGAAYIEAFSYIAGALAIYWCV; this comes from the coding sequence ATGTCCTTTACCGAAATCCTTTCAGGCATCGGCCTGCTGCTCGGCTTTTTCGCAGTTTTCTTCATCGGCAAAAAAGTCAACGACCTGTGGCACAGGGAATATGACCTTAACGAGGAACTGGTCAAAAAGGACAACGCTGCGCTGGCACTCACCCTTACCGGCTACTACGGCGGCATGCTCATGACCGTGGGCGGCGCATTGCATGGGCCGAGCGGCGGATTTATCAGCGATATCGGCAACCTTTTTCTCTACGGCCTTTCGGGCATTGTGCTGCTGAACATTTCGTGGCTGGTGTGCGACAAGCTGCTGCTCTACAAGTTCCGCGTGGCCGACGAACTCATCCGCGACCAGAATCAGGGTACCGGAGCCGTCGCAGGCGGCGTATGCCTTGCCACCGGCTTCATTCTTTACGGGGCCATCACGGGCGAAGGCTCGTTCGTGACCATGCTGGCTTTCTGGGCCAGCGGGCAGGCGCTGCTTCTGGTGGCAGGCTGGGTATACAACCGCATGGTTCCCTATGACGTGCATGAAGAAATAGAAAAGGACAACGTTGCGGCCGGCATAAGCTTTGCCGGAGCGCTCATTGCCATGGGCATGCTGGTCGGCCTTACCGCCGCTCAGGATTTTGAGTCGTGGCACGAAACATATGTACCCTTTGTGGTCTACTCCGCGCTGGGCCTTGCCGCCCTGCCCGTGGTGCGCTGGCTGGCAGACAAGGTGCTGCTGGTGGGCGAATCCCTTTCGGACGAAATAGCGCGTCAGGAAGTGCCCAACGTGGGCGCAGCGTACATTGAGGCGTTTTCCTACATCGCAGGCGCGCTGGCCATCTACTGGTGCGTATAA